Genomic window (Streptomyces sp. TG1A-60):
AGTTCTCCTTCACCGGTGCGACCAGGGAACTGAATGGCCGCGCGGACCTCGCCAAGCCGTACCTGGTCGTGGACATCGGCGGCGGCTCCACCGAGTTCGTCGTCGGGGACGACCAGGTGCGCGGCGCGCGTTCCGTGGACATCGGCTGCGTACGGCTGACCGAGCGGCATCTCGTGCGGGACGGCATGGTCGTCGACCCGCCCGAGGCGGAGCAGATCGCCGCGGTCCGCGCCGACATCGAGGCCGCGCTGGACCTCGCGGAGCGGAGCGTGCCCCTGCGGGAGGCGCGCACCCTCGTCGGGCTGGCCGGCTCGGTCACGACGCTGTCCGCCATCGCCCAGGACCTGCCCGCGTACGACTCGGCGGCCATCCACCACTCCCGCGTCCCGTACGACCGCGTCCGGGAGATCACCGAGTGGCTGCTGCGGTCCACGCACGCCGAGCGGGAGGCCGTGCCGTCGATGCATCCGGGGCGGGTGGACGTGATCGCCGCCGGCGCCCTCGTGCTCCTGTCGCTCATGGACCGGATCGGCGCGGCGGAGGTCGTGGTGAGCGAGCACGACATCCTGGACGGCATCGGGTGGTCTTTGGCACTCGACCCGCGTTGAGAGACGGACCCGGGACCGTACGCCGGTGACGGCGGCGATGGGGGCGGGCGCTACAGGTTGCGGTTGACGTCCCGCCGGTCGCCCACTTTGACGACGAGGATGACGAGTTCACCGTCGTTGATCTGGTAGGCGACCCGGTAGCTTCCGACCCGGAGCCGGTAGAGCCCCGACGGGCCGGTGAGCTTCTTGATGTCGGCGTCCTCGCGGTACGGGTCGTCGCCGAGCGCGGTCAGCGCGGTCAGGACGCGCATGGCGTCCGGCCGACTGATGGCCCGAAGCCGCCGCTGTGCCGCCGTGGTGAACCGGAAGGCGTATTTCACGCCGTCTCGTCGTCATGCTCGGTGAACAGATCCGCCAGCAGTTCCGCCATCGTCATGGTGGGGCCGCCCTTGTCCAGGACCGCCTCCGCTTCGCGCGCCAACATCACGTCGGCCGCTTCCTCCAGTGCTTCGAAATCCGCGATCGGAACGACGGCCGCCACCGGAGCGCCGTTGCGTGTGATGACCGTCGGAATGCCTTCCTCGGCCCGGTTGATGTGGTCCGCGAGATGCGCGCGGGCTTCCCGAACGGTCGCAGTGTTCTCGGCCATGGGCCTAGTGTACTCGTTTTCGTGTACACGGGAATGGGCCTGGGGAATCGCGATCGTGAGCGATCCGTCGCGTAGTCGCTACCCGCCGGTAGCCTCGCTTGAGCTGTTCGGATAACGTATGAGCGTCTTCGAGGGGTGCTTCGGCACCCCTCGAAGACGTCTCGGCGGAAAACTTCGTGAAGTTCTTCACAAGAGAATCGGCCCTGTTGGGCGGCCTTTTGAGGCTCCGCAGAGCCTTCTCGGGGTCCGGGGGGTCAACGACAGGCCCCCGAGGGGGTTTCACGGGGGTCTCGTCCGTGTGAAACCAGAGGGTGGTCCAGGGGATTCGAGAGGCCGGAACGGCAGTTCACGCGGCATTGACAACGGTCCGTCATGCAGGGTGGTTCCCCTGGTCGACCATGACCTGTGCCACGAGGGTGGCGCAGTGTAGCAGAAGGGGCGGGGAAGCTTGTGAAGGGGCGCACGAGCACCCCCCGGATGGCGGGTACATACTCGATGGCATGAGCACCACGGAGCGTCCCAGGATCCTCGTAGTAGGCGGTGGGTACGTAGGCCTGTACGCAGCTCGGCGCATTCTCAAGAAGATGCGCTACGGCGAGGCGACCGTCACGGTCGTCGACCCCCGGTCGTACATGACCTACCAGCCCTTCCTCCCCGAAGCCGCCGCCGGCAGCATCTCCCCGCGGCATGTCGTCGTCCCGCTGCGACGCGTGCTCCCCAAGGCGGAGGTCCTCACCGGCCGGGTCACCACCATCGACCAGGACCGCAAGGTCGCCACCGTCGCGCCGCTGGTCGGCGAGGCGTACGAGCTGCCCTTCGACTACCTGGTGATCGCGCTCGGCGCGGTCTCCCGCACCTTCCCGATCCCCGGCCTCGCCGAGCAGGGCATCGGCATGAAGGGCATCGAGGAGGCCATCGGCCTGCGCAACCACGTGCTGGAGCAGCTCGACAAGGCCGACTCCACGACCGACGAGGACGTCCGCCGCAAGGCGTTGACCTTCGTCTTCGTGGGCGGTGGCTTCGCCGGTGCGGAGACCATCGGCGAGGTCGAGGACATGGCCCGTGACGCCGCGAAGTACTACAAGAGCGTGTCCCGTGAGGACATGCGCTTCGTCCTCGTCGACGCCGCGGACAAGATCCTCCCCGAGGTCGGCCCGAAGCTCGGCCAGTACGGCAAGGAGCACCTGGAGAGCCGCGGGGTCGAGGTCTACCTCAACACCTCCATGGACTCCTGCGTCGACGGCCACGTCGTACTGAAGAACGGCCTGGAGGTCGACTCCAACACGATCGTCTGGACCGCCGGCGTCAAGCCGAACCCGGTCCTCTCGCGCTACGGCCTCCCGCTCGGCCCCCGCGGCCACGTCGACGCCCAGCCGACCCTCCAGGTCACCGGCACCGACTACATCTGGGCCGCCGGCGACAACGCCCAGGTGCCCGACGTCGCCGCCCGCAAGGCCGGCGTCGAGAACGCCTGGTGCCCGCCGAACGCGCAGCACGCGCTGCGTCAGGCCAGGGTCCTCGGCGACAACGTGGTCTCCGGCATGCGGGGTTTCCCGCAGAAGGAGTACGCGCACTCCAACAAGGGTGCGGTGGCGGGCCTCGGTCTCCACAAGGGCGTCGCGATGATCGTCATGGGCAGGATGAAGATCAAGCTCAAGGGCCGTCTCGCCTGGTACATGCACCGTGGCTACCACGGCCTCGCGATGCCGACCTGGAACCGCAAGATCCGTGTCTTCGCCGACTGGACGCTCGCCATGTTCCTCAAGCGCGAGGTCGTCTCCCTCGGCGCCATCGAGACTCCCCGCGAGGAGTTCTACGAGGCGGCGAAGCCGGCGCCGGTCGCCGCGGCTCCGGCCAGGACCGAGGAGAAGGCCAAGGCCTCCTGACCTCCGGTCGCCCCTGAACGACCCGAAGGACCTCCCGCCATCCGTGGTGCGGGGGGTCCTTCGGCGTTCCGGAGACTCTTCGACCGCCGGGCGCGTTCGAACTCGGGACGCCGGGGTTGTTTCGACAGGTGCGGACGCGGGTGGTGCGAGCAACGCTCACACACCCGCAGCCGAACAACACACCTCACGGCGGGACTACGGCGAAGCCCCGCCGGTGTTTACGTTGGCGTTGGACAATCCGGGATCTCTCGTCACGGAGGTGCGCGCCATGCAGGACGCCGCGTCGCGGCTGAAGGCCCTGTTCGAGCAGGTGTTGGGGACCCCGCTCCCGGTCCGGCTGCGGGCCTGGGACGGATCGGCGGCCGGCCCGCCGGAGGCCCCCGTACTGGTGGTACGGAACCGCAGGGCCCTGCGCCGGCTGCTGTGGAAGCCGGGCGAGCTGGGCCTGGCCCGCGCCTGGGTCGCCGGGGACCTCGGCGTCGAAGGGGACCTGTACGCCGTACTGGATCTGATGGCCGGACACGTGTGGGAGCGGGACGACGACGCCCGGAGTCTCACCGAGGTCCTGCGCGACCCGGATGCGCGGGCGGCGGTCAGGGGACTGCTGAAGCTGGCCGGGCCCGCCGTCCTCCTCCCGCCCGAACCGCCTCGCGAGGAGGTCCGAACCAACCGCCACCGGCACACCAGACGCAGCGACAGACGGGCCGTCAGCCACCACTACGACGTGGGCAACGACTTCTACGAGCTCGTGCTCGGCGAGTCGATGGTGTACTCCTGCGCCTACTGGGCGGCCTCCGACGGCAGCACCACCCTCGAAGCCGCCCAGCACGACAAGCTCGACCTGATCTGCCGCAAACTCGGCCTGGCCCCGGGCCGCCGGCTCCTCGACGTCGGCTGCGGCTGGGGCTCCATGGCCGTGCACGCCGCCCGCGCGTACGGCGTGCGCGTCGTCGGCGTCACCCTCTCCCAGGAACAGGCCGCGTACGCCCGTAAGCGCGTAGCCGAGGAGGGACTGACCGACCGCGTCGAGATCCGCGTCCAGGACTACCGCGACGTCACCGACGGCCCCTTCGACGCGGTCTCCTCCGTCGGCATGGCCGAACACGTCGGCGCGGACCAGTACCTGGAGTACGCGGAGAATCTGTACAGGCTCCTCGCCCCCGGAGGGCGGCTCCTCAACCACCAGATCTCCCGGCGCCCGCAGCGCGACGAGAGCACGTACGCCGTCAACGGCTTCATCGACGCGTACGTCTTCCCGGACGGCGAACTCGCCCCTGTCGGCACCACCGTCACCCAGCTCGAACGCGCCGGGTTCGAGGTCCGCGACGTGGAGTCCCTCCGCGAGCACTACGCCCTCACCCTGCGCGCCTGGGTCACCAACCTCGAAGCCCGCTGGGGGCAGGCGGTCGGCCTCGTCGGACCCGGCCGCGCCCGCGTCTGGCGGCTCTACATGGCCGCCTCCGCCCTCGGCTTCGAAGGCAACCGCATCGGCGTCAACCAGGTGCTGGCCGTGCGGCCCACGGAAGGGGGTGCGTCGGGGCTGCCGCTCAGGGCCCGGACCTGGGCCGCCTGACCGACCGTACGGGGCGTGGAGCGGCCACGTGCGCGCCCCCACGCACGCATACGGGCGTGGGCGGGCCCCCGTTCCTCGCCGGAACGGGGGCCCGCCCACTGACTTCCTCGCACCCTCCGGGGCTACTCCGACTTGATCGCCGTCAGCATGTTCAGCTTCGCCGCGCGGCGGGCCGGCCACAGAGCGGCCAGGATGCCGACCGTGGCGGCCAGGAGGAGGAAGACGGCCAGCCGGGCCCAGGGCAGGACCAGTTCGTACGTCGGCATCCTGGTGGCGAGCAGTTCGCCGACGGCCCAGCCGAAGAAGACACCGAGGCCGATGCCGAGGACACCGCCGAACAGGGAGATCACCAGGGACTCCAGACGGACCATCCGCTTGATGCCCCGCCGGTCGAGACCGATCGCGCGGAGCATGCCGATCTCCTGGGAGCGCTCGAAGACGGACATGGCGAGGGTGTTGACGACACCGAGGACGGCGACGATCACGGCCATGGCCAGCAGGCCGTACAGCATGTTCAGCATCAGGGTGAACATCCGCGCGATGTCCGCGGAGACGTCCTCGCGGTCCTGGACCCGGATGGCCGGATTCTCGCCGAGGGCGCGCTCCAGCCGGTCCTTGGCGGCGGCCGAGGCGCCGCCCGAGGTCTTGACCATGACCGTCATGTCGGCCGGGTCCGCCGAGGCCGGCAGCCGCTCGCCGAGCGTCCTGTTGTCCACGAGGACGCCCCGAAACAGCTCGTTGCCCCGGTAGACCCCGGCGACCGTCAGCCGCTGCCTCTCGCCGCCCCGGAACCCGGCGGTGACCTGCGAACCGGACTCCCAGCCGCGCCGCGCGGCGGTGTCCGCGTCCACGACCACGTCCGCGCCGCCGACCTCGAACGCGCCGTCGTCGACGGTGAGGTCGACGAGGTCGCCGAAGACCGCGCCGTTGACGCCGGTGAGGTACTCGGTCTCACCGTCGACGCGGGACTCGGCGTTGCGCAGCGGCGAGACCGCCGTGACGCCCTCGGTGGCGGCGAGCGTCTTCTCCACGTCCGGGGAGAGGAAGTTGCCGTTGGCCATCGAGACCACGTAGTCCGCCTTGATCGCGTCGGCGGCCATCTTGTCGATGGACGTCTGCAGACTGCCCGCCATCACCGTCATACCGGTGATCAGCGTCAGACCGATCATCAGCGCCGAGGCGGTGGCGGCGGTGCGGCGCGGATTGCGTACGGAGTTCTGCCGGGCGAGCTTGCCGGAGACCCCGAAGACCCGCAGGACGGGCGCCGCCGCCGCGACCAGGGGGCGGGAGAGGAGAGGCGTGAGGACGAAGACGCCGATGATCAGGAGCACCGCGCCGACGCCCATCGGGGCCTGCCCGTCCGAGCCGTCCATCGTCGTGGCGTACAGGACGGTGGCGGTGCCCGCGCCGGCGAGCAGAGCGCCGGTCGAGTTCCGTACGACGAGCGACTTGGCCGTCGCCTTCGCGTGCACGCTGCTCATCGCGGCGACCGGCGGGATCTTCGCCGCGCGGCGTCCCGGCAGCCAGGCGGCCAGCACGGTGATCAGTACGCCGACCAGCAGGGCGCTGACGACCGTGCCGCCGGAGATCACCAGCGGGCCGTCGGGGACGGTCGCGCCGAGCATCGCCATCAGCGACCGCATCGCCGCGCCGATGCCGACACCGGCGGCGAGACCGGTGACCGCGGCGACCGCGCCGACCACGAACGCCTCGGTCAGCACCGAACGCGTCACCTGGCGGCGGGAGGCGCCCACCGCGCGCAGCAGCGCCAGCTCTCTGGTGCGCTGGGCGACCAGCATGGTGAAGGTGTTGGCGATGGTGAACGTGCCGACGAAGAGCGCGATCCCGGCGAAGACCAGCAGCGCGTTCTTCATGCCACTCATCTCCGCGGCGATCTGCGCGGCCTGGTCGTCGGCGAGCTGCCGGCCGGTGGTGGTGCGGGCGGTGTCCTCGGGGAGGATCTTCTCGATGGCCGACTGCAGCTCGGCCTGGCTGGTGCCGGCCGCCGCCGTCACGTTGATCGCGTCGTACTCGCCGTCCCTGTGGAAGAGCCGCTGCGCGGTCGCCGTGTCGAACAGGGCGAGGCTGCCGCCGGCGGCCACGTTGCCGTCGTCCGTGGTGAAGATCGCGGTGATGGTGGGGGTGAGGACCGGCCCGTCGACGGACAGGCGGATCGTGTCGCCCACCTCGTACCCGGCCCGCTTCGCGGTCGCGGAGTCGATGGCTGTCTCGTTCTCGCCCCGGGGGGCACGGCCACCGTTCTTGATCGGATACCGGGGGTCGTTCGTGCCCCAGTAGTTCCCGCCCTGCGACTGGAAGCCGCCGCCGATCAGCTTGCCGTCCTTGTCGGCGAGCGCGGTGAACCCGCTCACCACACCCGTCGCGGACTCGGTGCCGGGCGCCCGCTCGACCTTGTTCAGCAACTCGGGCGTCAGCTTCGGCTGTTCGGCGACGCGGTCGCCCTCGCCCGGCCGGTACCCCGCCTCGATCGCGACGTCCACGTGGTCGAAGCCCTTGGCCGAGCTCTTCTGGAACGCGTCCGAGATGCTGTTGGTGAAGACCAGCGTGCCCGACACGAAGGCGACGCCGAGCATCACCGCGAGCACGGTCATCAGGAGCCTGGCCTTGTGTGAGAGCACGTTGCGCAGGGCGGTACGGAACATGAGGGGATCCCTGTTTCGGGGTCGGGAAGCGACGGTGGGTGGCCGCGAGGGCGACGTGAGGGAGGCGCGGCTCCGGTGCGAACGTTGCCTTCGCGGCGCTAGTGCCGGATCAGGCAATGTTTGCCCTGTCGACGACGGCGCGTAGGCGTCGGTCGTCGGCATGGCGGTTTCGCCAGATGATGTAGCGGCG
Coding sequences:
- a CDS encoding Ppx/GppA phosphatase family protein; this translates as MTRVAAVDCGTNSIRLLVADATVSDSAFGAGVTGELVELDRRMTIVRLGQGVDRTGRLAPEALERTFAACREYAAVIKEHGAERVRFVATSASRDAENRDAFVRGVLDILGVEPEVISGDREAEFSFTGATRELNGRADLAKPYLVVDIGGGSTEFVVGDDQVRGARSVDIGCVRLTERHLVRDGMVVDPPEAEQIAAVRADIEAALDLAERSVPLREARTLVGLAGSVTTLSAIAQDLPAYDSAAIHHSRVPYDRVREITEWLLRSTHAEREAVPSMHPGRVDVIAAGALVLLSLMDRIGAAEVVVSEHDILDGIGWSLALDPR
- a CDS encoding type II toxin-antitoxin system RelE/ParE family toxin, which produces MKYAFRFTTAAQRRLRAISRPDAMRVLTALTALGDDPYREDADIKKLTGPSGLYRLRVGSYRVAYQINDGELVILVVKVGDRRDVNRNL
- a CDS encoding type II toxin-antitoxin system Phd/YefM family antitoxin encodes the protein MAENTATVREARAHLADHINRAEEGIPTVITRNGAPVAAVVPIADFEALEEAADVMLAREAEAVLDKGGPTMTMAELLADLFTEHDDETA
- a CDS encoding NAD(P)/FAD-dependent oxidoreductase — translated: MSTTERPRILVVGGGYVGLYAARRILKKMRYGEATVTVVDPRSYMTYQPFLPEAAAGSISPRHVVVPLRRVLPKAEVLTGRVTTIDQDRKVATVAPLVGEAYELPFDYLVIALGAVSRTFPIPGLAEQGIGMKGIEEAIGLRNHVLEQLDKADSTTDEDVRRKALTFVFVGGGFAGAETIGEVEDMARDAAKYYKSVSREDMRFVLVDAADKILPEVGPKLGQYGKEHLESRGVEVYLNTSMDSCVDGHVVLKNGLEVDSNTIVWTAGVKPNPVLSRYGLPLGPRGHVDAQPTLQVTGTDYIWAAGDNAQVPDVAARKAGVENAWCPPNAQHALRQARVLGDNVVSGMRGFPQKEYAHSNKGAVAGLGLHKGVAMIVMGRMKIKLKGRLAWYMHRGYHGLAMPTWNRKIRVFADWTLAMFLKREVVSLGAIETPREEFYEAAKPAPVAAAPARTEEKAKAS
- a CDS encoding class I SAM-dependent methyltransferase, with the translated sequence MQDAASRLKALFEQVLGTPLPVRLRAWDGSAAGPPEAPVLVVRNRRALRRLLWKPGELGLARAWVAGDLGVEGDLYAVLDLMAGHVWERDDDARSLTEVLRDPDARAAVRGLLKLAGPAVLLPPEPPREEVRTNRHRHTRRSDRRAVSHHYDVGNDFYELVLGESMVYSCAYWAASDGSTTLEAAQHDKLDLICRKLGLAPGRRLLDVGCGWGSMAVHAARAYGVRVVGVTLSQEQAAYARKRVAEEGLTDRVEIRVQDYRDVTDGPFDAVSSVGMAEHVGADQYLEYAENLYRLLAPGGRLLNHQISRRPQRDESTYAVNGFIDAYVFPDGELAPVGTTVTQLERAGFEVRDVESLREHYALTLRAWVTNLEARWGQAVGLVGPGRARVWRLYMAASALGFEGNRIGVNQVLAVRPTEGGASGLPLRARTWAA
- a CDS encoding FtsX-like permease family protein, which translates into the protein MFRTALRNVLSHKARLLMTVLAVMLGVAFVSGTLVFTNSISDAFQKSSAKGFDHVDVAIEAGYRPGEGDRVAEQPKLTPELLNKVERAPGTESATGVVSGFTALADKDGKLIGGGFQSQGGNYWGTNDPRYPIKNGGRAPRGENETAIDSATAKRAGYEVGDTIRLSVDGPVLTPTITAIFTTDDGNVAAGGSLALFDTATAQRLFHRDGEYDAINVTAAAGTSQAELQSAIEKILPEDTARTTTGRQLADDQAAQIAAEMSGMKNALLVFAGIALFVGTFTIANTFTMLVAQRTRELALLRAVGASRRQVTRSVLTEAFVVGAVAAVTGLAAGVGIGAAMRSLMAMLGATVPDGPLVISGGTVVSALLVGVLITVLAAWLPGRRAAKIPPVAAMSSVHAKATAKSLVVRNSTGALLAGAGTATVLYATTMDGSDGQAPMGVGAVLLIIGVFVLTPLLSRPLVAAAAPVLRVFGVSGKLARQNSVRNPRRTAATASALMIGLTLITGMTVMAGSLQTSIDKMAADAIKADYVVSMANGNFLSPDVEKTLAATEGVTAVSPLRNAESRVDGETEYLTGVNGAVFGDLVDLTVDDGAFEVGGADVVVDADTAARRGWESGSQVTAGFRGGERQRLTVAGVYRGNELFRGVLVDNRTLGERLPASADPADMTVMVKTSGGASAAAKDRLERALGENPAIRVQDREDVSADIARMFTLMLNMLYGLLAMAVIVAVLGVVNTLAMSVFERSQEIGMLRAIGLDRRGIKRMVRLESLVISLFGGVLGIGLGVFFGWAVGELLATRMPTYELVLPWARLAVFLLLAATVGILAALWPARRAAKLNMLTAIKSE